The proteins below are encoded in one region of Acidimicrobiales bacterium:
- the mobF gene encoding MobF family relaxase: MLVLKPVGDRVAGYYLKQGPGEWLGRGSDRLGLHGGIEAAAMTAVLRGCDPSRGVYLPRVKSPRRRAGWDLVFAAPKSLSLVSATSSGTASDLEPSIGFAHRCAVRGAVEHLERESGKEIVGAAFDHLHNAGGEPHLHTHVLVANLAPTAAGWAALGTWLHREELAAVYHLGLRYHLDRTGLQLDWRIRSNGLPDLAVVPRAAVRAASTRSHESRGGAGWAGRNGPPRAWGAAVLHAGWGSSHASRAAHESMGPRSSVTPGAASLEARVSARLLTRGSTFTKRDVIAALAAASQAGFDAEAATSWADAFFNASSPIGSDVGADRRTTTRAVDADRRLAALIERRAERRAQGVAAGDLETAAQLDPTLSSRSRETVRSLVGNEGVVLLAAGPGRSNFVADAAIGAACASVWESHGTTVGVAARSAAESARWAALSGIEAFHPSVRPDVLIVDQADRRPPGELMALLSAAPEAKVVFVEGGTLPRTRVDGSLGYSQTTTALTRLDPGPAPEWRALPDVPLAGALTGVAAGKLLDHWAQSFGVARTENPTMVGLGVPETLALNDAARRHLLDTGRLDGPSIQSRGRAFQTGDRVVAIRGAGAGLPAGTVGTIVEVDPKRRSAMISWTDRATEMKRDQLGTIGHAYAATPRLASRMEGPVFVLGRAEGLGIERSRVAAQISVERRGPALERERHRVIVGREL; the protein is encoded by the coding sequence ATGTTGGTTCTGAAGCCCGTTGGCGACCGGGTCGCCGGCTACTACCTGAAGCAAGGGCCCGGCGAATGGCTGGGCCGAGGTTCGGACCGTCTCGGCCTGCACGGCGGAATCGAGGCGGCGGCAATGACAGCCGTCCTGCGAGGCTGCGATCCGTCGCGGGGCGTCTACCTGCCTCGGGTCAAGTCGCCTCGCCGGCGAGCGGGATGGGACCTGGTGTTCGCGGCTCCCAAGTCCTTGTCTCTTGTGTCCGCGACATCTTCTGGAACCGCTTCGGATCTCGAGCCGTCTATCGGGTTCGCCCATCGATGCGCGGTAAGAGGGGCTGTCGAGCACTTGGAACGGGAGTCCGGCAAGGAAATCGTCGGAGCTGCCTTCGACCACCTGCACAACGCCGGCGGTGAGCCCCACCTGCACACCCACGTGCTGGTCGCAAACCTCGCGCCCACAGCTGCCGGCTGGGCTGCCCTTGGAACTTGGCTGCACAGGGAGGAACTGGCGGCCGTGTACCACCTGGGACTTCGATACCATCTCGACCGAACCGGATTGCAACTCGACTGGCGGATCCGTTCAAACGGGTTGCCGGACTTGGCAGTAGTGCCCCGCGCGGCAGTTCGCGCCGCTAGCACCCGCAGCCACGAATCAAGGGGCGGAGCAGGTTGGGCCGGTCGCAACGGACCGCCCAGAGCGTGGGGGGCAGCGGTGCTCCATGCCGGGTGGGGTTCCTCCCATGCGTCTCGCGCCGCCCACGAGTCGATGGGCCCTCGCTCGTCCGTTACGCCAGGCGCCGCGTCCCTTGAAGCTCGAGTGAGCGCGCGACTGCTCACCAGGGGTTCGACCTTCACCAAGCGCGATGTCATCGCGGCTCTCGCCGCTGCGTCGCAAGCTGGCTTCGACGCAGAGGCCGCCACTTCGTGGGCGGACGCATTCTTCAACGCATCGAGCCCGATCGGCTCGGATGTGGGAGCTGACCGGCGGACCACTACACGAGCCGTGGACGCTGATCGCCGACTAGCCGCGCTGATCGAACGGCGTGCGGAGCGACGAGCTCAGGGAGTTGCCGCCGGAGATTTGGAAACGGCTGCCCAGCTTGACCCAACGCTGTCGTCGCGTTCGCGCGAGACAGTCCGATCCCTCGTTGGTAACGAAGGAGTTGTCCTGCTCGCCGCGGGTCCCGGGCGCTCGAACTTCGTTGCCGACGCGGCTATCGGAGCAGCATGCGCGTCAGTGTGGGAATCCCACGGAACGACCGTCGGAGTCGCGGCCCGTAGCGCGGCCGAAAGCGCGAGATGGGCCGCGCTTTCGGGCATCGAGGCCTTTCACCCTTCGGTGCGTCCGGACGTACTGATCGTCGACCAGGCCGACCGGCGGCCGCCTGGGGAGCTCATGGCTCTGCTGTCAGCCGCACCGGAAGCCAAGGTCGTCTTCGTTGAAGGAGGAACCCTTCCGCGAACTCGCGTTGACGGCTCACTCGGTTACAGCCAAACGACTACCGCCCTCACTCGACTCGATCCGGGACCGGCGCCTGAGTGGCGCGCTCTCCCAGACGTGCCGCTTGCCGGTGCATTGACTGGTGTCGCCGCCGGCAAGCTGCTCGACCACTGGGCTCAGTCGTTCGGAGTTGCCCGCACGGAGAATCCCACGATGGTTGGGCTCGGGGTGCCCGAAACCCTGGCGCTGAACGACGCCGCCCGGCGACACCTCCTCGACACCGGCCGCCTCGACGGTCCGTCGATCCAGTCCCGCGGCCGTGCCTTTCAGACCGGTGATCGAGTCGTTGCCATCCGCGGCGCCGGCGCTGGGCTGCCGGCCGGCACGGTCGGCACGATCGTCGAAGTCGACCCAAAGCGGCGAAGCGCAATGATCAGCTGGACCGACCGCGCTACCGAGATGAAACGCGATCAGCTTGGGACGATCGGGCACGCGTACGCGGCCACTCCCCGGTTGGCGTCTCGTATGGAAGGACCGGTATTCGTTCTCGGGCGGGCAGAAGGCCTCGGTATCGAACGCTCTAGAGTTGCCGCTCAGATCTCGGTGGAGCGACGGGGGCCGGCGCTCGAACGCGAGAGACACCGTGTCATAGTCGGCCGTGAGCTTTGA
- a CDS encoding CPBP family glutamic-type intramembrane protease: protein MHERTVAATGALPPPPPGSFPPEKKRHWWSPAPAPELAPITAKRAYLEVLFTFSAFFLTGVIAAGLLLANRYKDVLSNASWALYVPQAIEVLMQSAVAVVLVLLLSSRRGVSPATLGLRWQRKPDGRFAAGATTRIFAWAIFAQIVGGIVNAVLQTGHLPTTKPSAPELLFGVADSVQAGIVEELVVLAFLVVTLRQARRPLWEIVVVALVLRGSYHIYYGPGVVGIVVWAAIFLWIYLRTQALIPLIVTHAAWDTVGFLSQRWAAVAGVALLITVAIWIAAPITWAVERGDRDRAARVGWSPGGSAGGGGYWPPSSEWASSSEWPSSGPRPSSSWVSPGWYPDPSGIHYWRWWDGYAWTDHVSGP, encoded by the coding sequence ATGCACGAGCGGACCGTGGCGGCGACGGGGGCCCTTCCGCCTCCTCCACCCGGGTCGTTCCCTCCGGAGAAGAAAAGACACTGGTGGTCTCCGGCCCCGGCTCCCGAACTGGCGCCGATCACCGCAAAGCGGGCGTACCTGGAGGTCCTGTTCACGTTCTCGGCGTTCTTCCTCACCGGAGTGATCGCCGCCGGTCTCCTGCTGGCCAACCGCTACAAGGACGTCCTTTCCAACGCGAGCTGGGCGCTCTACGTGCCCCAAGCGATCGAAGTGCTGATGCAGTCGGCGGTTGCTGTTGTCCTGGTGTTGCTGCTGTCTTCTCGCCGCGGTGTTTCGCCTGCCACGTTGGGTTTGCGCTGGCAGCGCAAACCCGACGGTCGGTTCGCGGCCGGTGCGACCACCCGAATCTTCGCCTGGGCGATCTTCGCCCAGATCGTCGGAGGGATCGTCAACGCAGTCCTGCAGACGGGGCACTTGCCGACGACAAAGCCGTCGGCGCCAGAGCTGCTGTTCGGAGTCGCCGATTCGGTGCAGGCAGGCATAGTCGAGGAGCTCGTGGTCCTGGCGTTCCTCGTCGTCACTTTGCGCCAGGCTCGCCGCCCACTTTGGGAGATCGTCGTGGTCGCTCTGGTGCTGCGCGGGTCGTATCACATCTATTACGGGCCCGGCGTTGTCGGGATCGTGGTGTGGGCGGCGATCTTCCTTTGGATATACCTTCGCACCCAGGCGTTGATCCCGTTGATCGTTACGCATGCCGCGTGGGACACGGTCGGTTTTCTGTCTCAGCGGTGGGCGGCGGTCGCCGGCGTCGCTCTGCTGATCACCGTCGCGATATGGATCGCCGCCCCGATCACCTGGGCTGTCGAGCGGGGCGACCGGGATCGTGCGGCTCGCGTCGGTTGGTCGCCGGGGGGGAGTGCGGGCGGGGGAGGCTATTGGCCTCCCTCAAGCGAGTGGGCGTCGTCCAGCGAGTGGCCGTCCTCTGGCCCGCGGCCGTCCTCGTCATGGGTTTCACCGGGGTGGTACCCGGACCCCTCAGGTATCCATTACTGGCGATGGTGGGACGGCTACGCCTGGACCGATCACGTCTCTGGTCCGTAG
- a CDS encoding YbhN family protein, protein MTTPPDPPIVAPSAGRWYQVWRVARYLLGLAAVGFAAWIVSGKTDELSGATTYLRHLRWWWVAVAVGAEAVSYLALASLQRRLLRSGGVRVPMAPMTGIALAGNAIANSLPGGLVFYSAYNYRQYRRFGADEVLAGWTLVAFNAVTFVSLSVISLVGLTMALTAGNAYDLVEAILGIAIFAGLIVILWAERVWLLSHITRVVALSQRVLRHPSPSRSAGDVVHGWVDRMSAITPSRRNWARAMVMGFGNWIADCACLVLAFMAVGAGVPWRGLLLAYGAGQLAAILPITPGGLGVVEGSITVALVTFGGGQASTVAAVLLYRLISFWLLLPVGWASWLALLIAGRNHDRSTVVPEPERLAAT, encoded by the coding sequence GTGACCACCCCACCCGATCCGCCGATCGTCGCGCCCTCAGCCGGCCGGTGGTATCAGGTCTGGCGAGTGGCCCGGTACCTTCTCGGGCTGGCCGCTGTTGGCTTCGCGGCGTGGATCGTGAGCGGCAAAACCGACGAGCTCTCCGGCGCCACCACCTACCTCCGTCACCTCCGCTGGTGGTGGGTCGCGGTTGCAGTCGGCGCCGAAGCGGTCTCCTACCTCGCGCTCGCCTCTCTGCAACGCCGACTCCTTCGCTCCGGCGGGGTTCGGGTCCCCATGGCTCCGATGACGGGCATTGCCCTGGCAGGGAACGCGATCGCGAACTCGCTCCCGGGCGGCCTGGTCTTCTACTCGGCGTACAACTACAGGCAGTACCGTCGCTTCGGCGCGGACGAGGTGCTCGCGGGCTGGACCTTGGTCGCCTTCAATGCGGTCACTTTTGTCAGCCTGTCGGTGATCTCCTTGGTCGGCTTGACGATGGCCTTGACCGCGGGCAACGCATACGACCTCGTGGAGGCGATTCTCGGAATCGCGATCTTCGCCGGCCTGATCGTCATCCTCTGGGCGGAAAGGGTGTGGTTGCTGAGCCACATCACCCGCGTTGTGGCGTTGAGCCAGCGAGTGCTCCGGCACCCTTCACCCAGTCGCTCGGCCGGGGACGTCGTGCACGGATGGGTCGACCGGATGAGCGCGATCACTCCAAGCCGGCGCAACTGGGCCAGGGCGATGGTCATGGGATTCGGCAACTGGATCGCCGACTGCGCTTGCCTTGTACTCGCGTTCATGGCAGTGGGCGCCGGCGTCCCCTGGCGTGGGCTGCTCCTCGCGTACGGCGCCGGCCAACTCGCGGCCATCCTGCCGATCACCCCGGGCGGTCTCGGGGTGGTCGAAGGCAGCATCACGGTCGCATTGGTCACCTTCGGAGGGGGTCAGGCCTCTACCGTGGCGGCCGTGCTCCTCTACCGGCTGATCTCCTTCTGGCTGCTTCTGCCTGTGGGATGGGCATCGTGGCTGGCGTTGCTGATTGCCGGGCGGAACCATGACCGCAGCACCGTGGTCCCAGAACCCGAACGGTTGGCTGCGACATGA
- a CDS encoding DNA adenine methylase: MIKYIGSKRRLVPVLGELLVRAGARTALDMFTGTTRVAQEWKRRGAHVTAVDVARYSAVLAECFIATDAREIDVQSLNEAIFHLQRLPGSDGYVTETFSRQARFFQEDNARRIDAIRDAIELEWCGHPFRPLLLTSLLLAADRVDSTTGVQMAYLKQWAPRSYQPLELRVPELIAGEGRALQGDAVDVSSQLPEVDLAYLDPPYNQHRYSGNYHVWETLMAWDNPDHYGVACKRVGLRGEEGVSVFNRRREAPAAMAALVSGLKAEVVLISGSDEGWIPVEDLADMASGCGAVEILAFDSRRYIGSQIGVFDPQGKKVGIAGRARNTEFLVVAGPAKVVSRMCVGYPTATREGLAG; encoded by the coding sequence GTGATCAAATACATCGGATCCAAACGCCGCCTGGTTCCCGTCCTCGGCGAGCTGCTCGTCCGGGCCGGCGCGCGCACCGCACTCGACATGTTCACCGGCACCACTCGGGTTGCTCAGGAGTGGAAGAGACGCGGCGCTCACGTGACCGCTGTCGACGTCGCCCGCTACTCGGCTGTCCTCGCCGAGTGCTTCATCGCAACCGACGCCCGCGAGATCGATGTCCAATCGCTCAACGAGGCAATTTTTCATCTGCAGCGCCTGCCCGGAAGCGACGGCTACGTCACCGAGACGTTCAGCCGCCAGGCCAGGTTCTTCCAGGAGGACAACGCCCGACGCATCGACGCAATACGCGACGCGATCGAGCTCGAGTGGTGTGGGCATCCGTTTCGGCCGCTGCTACTGACCAGCCTTCTGCTGGCCGCCGACCGGGTCGACTCGACGACCGGAGTCCAGATGGCCTACCTCAAGCAGTGGGCCCCCCGCTCGTACCAGCCCCTCGAGCTGAGGGTGCCGGAGCTGATTGCCGGCGAGGGACGGGCGCTTCAGGGAGACGCCGTCGACGTCTCTTCACAGCTTCCCGAGGTCGACCTCGCCTACCTCGACCCTCCATACAACCAGCACCGCTACTCGGGCAACTACCACGTGTGGGAGACACTGATGGCCTGGGACAATCCCGACCATTACGGGGTGGCGTGCAAGCGGGTGGGGTTGAGAGGCGAGGAGGGGGTGAGCGTTTTCAACCGGCGGCGCGAGGCGCCGGCTGCGATGGCCGCGCTTGTGTCGGGGCTCAAGGCTGAGGTCGTGTTGATCTCCGGGAGCGACGAGGGGTGGATCCCCGTCGAGGACCTTGCCGACATGGCGTCGGGATGTGGGGCGGTCGAGATTCTGGCGTTCGACTCGCGTCGCTACATCGGATCGCAGATCGGGGTATTCGACCCTCAGGGGAAAAAGGTCGGCATCGCCGGCAGAGCGCGCAACACCGAATTCCTGGTCGTTGCGGGGCCGGCGAAGGTCGTCTCGCGTATGTGCGTGGGGTATCCCACGGCCACCCGTGAAGGGTTAGCCGGTTAG
- a CDS encoding sigma-70 family RNA polymerase sigma factor — MPNNHAAQPEEDLVRLYLNDIGKHALLTKDDEARLAQAIEAGREARAEMASGKTVTPARKRELRRQIREGDDAAETFVKANLRLVVSIAKKYQAAELPLLDLVQEGNLGLMHAVEKFDWRKGFKFSTYATWWIRQAITRGIANTGRTVRLPVHAGDLLTRVTKARGRLEGQLGRRPTVAELAADLELEEEKVTEILRHAAEPLSLSEPLREDGDAELGDVVEDRSAVSPFDAAAAALLSGEVNKMLIALDEREREILRLRFGLDRGEPRTLDEVGEHFSLTRERIRQIEARAMSKLRHPSTDRGARELLTG, encoded by the coding sequence TTGCCCAACAACCACGCCGCTCAGCCCGAGGAGGACCTGGTCCGCCTCTATCTGAACGACATCGGGAAGCACGCACTTCTCACCAAGGATGACGAAGCGCGCTTGGCCCAGGCCATCGAGGCCGGGCGTGAGGCGAGAGCCGAGATGGCGTCAGGTAAGACCGTCACTCCCGCGCGCAAGCGGGAGCTGCGCCGCCAGATCCGCGAAGGCGACGACGCCGCCGAGACGTTCGTAAAGGCGAACCTCCGGCTGGTCGTGTCTATCGCCAAGAAGTATCAGGCTGCCGAACTGCCCCTGCTGGACCTGGTCCAGGAAGGCAACCTCGGTCTGATGCATGCGGTCGAGAAGTTCGACTGGCGCAAGGGCTTCAAGTTCTCCACCTACGCCACATGGTGGATCCGTCAGGCGATCACCAGAGGCATCGCCAACACCGGCCGCACCGTGCGTCTCCCGGTCCACGCCGGCGACCTGCTCACCCGGGTCACTAAGGCGAGGGGCCGGCTGGAAGGCCAGCTCGGGCGCCGGCCGACGGTCGCCGAGCTTGCGGCCGACCTTGAGCTCGAAGAGGAGAAGGTCACCGAGATCCTGCGTCACGCCGCCGAGCCGCTCTCGTTGTCCGAGCCCCTTCGCGAGGACGGCGACGCCGAGCTGGGCGACGTCGTCGAGGACCGCTCGGCGGTCTCCCCCTTCGACGCGGCTGCGGCAGCCCTCCTGTCGGGCGAAGTGAACAAGATGCTGATAGCCCTCGACGAGCGCGAGCGGGAGATACTCCGCCTTCGCTTCGGTCTGGACAGGGGCGAGCCCCGCACCCTGGACGAGGTCGGCGAGCACTTCAGCCTCACCCGGGAGAGGATCCGCCAGATCGAGGCGCGGGCGATGTCCAAGCTGCGCCACCCCTCCACCGACCGCGGCGCACGCGAGCTCCTAACCGGCTAA
- a CDS encoding MarR family transcriptional regulator, with translation MTVVQSASPEETAVPAWLSDYEQGLWRRLLAAECRLRERLDRELQETHGLTLGDYDVLVHLSEAEGGSLRMSELAERLLLSRSGLTRRVDGLVRAGWVERKSCPDDGRGSLAVLTTAGLELLRSAAPTHVAGVRRYLIDPLAGIHGLAGLDRGLAAVEEAFGERLKSGTDR, from the coding sequence GTGACTGTTGTGCAGAGTGCTTCGCCGGAGGAAACCGCGGTTCCTGCTTGGCTCAGCGACTACGAGCAGGGGCTGTGGAGAAGGCTCCTTGCCGCCGAGTGCCGGCTGCGGGAGAGGCTTGATCGGGAGCTGCAGGAAACGCACGGCCTGACCCTCGGCGACTACGACGTGCTGGTCCACCTGTCCGAGGCGGAGGGCGGGTCGTTGAGGATGTCGGAGCTGGCGGAGAGGTTGTTGTTGTCGCGGTCGGGGCTCACCCGGCGGGTGGATGGGTTGGTCAGGGCGGGCTGGGTCGAGAGGAAGTCCTGCCCGGACGACGGGCGAGGGTCGCTGGCCGTGCTCACCACTGCCGGCCTGGAGCTGTTGCGATCCGCCGCGCCGACCCACGTGGCCGGCGTTCGCCGCTATCTGATCGACCCGTTGGCAGGGATCCACGGGCTCGCCGGCCTGGACCGGGGCCTGGCCGCGGTCGAGGAGGCGTTCGGCGAGCGCCTGAAGTCCGGCACGGACAGGTGA
- a CDS encoding rhodanese-like domain-containing protein yields the protein MQDSPNPLEVDLETFAKAYAGGATVLDVRNPDEYEEAHVPGAVLIPLGELSERQDDIPEADPLYVICAVGGRSLAATKALVDAGYNAVSVAGGTKGWIEQGGDFVTGSTPT from the coding sequence ATGCAGGATTCCCCCAATCCGCTCGAAGTCGACCTGGAGACGTTCGCCAAGGCTTACGCCGGCGGCGCGACCGTTCTCGATGTGCGCAATCCGGACGAATACGAGGAGGCCCACGTTCCCGGGGCTGTGCTCATCCCCCTCGGCGAGTTGTCCGAGCGCCAGGACGACATTCCCGAAGCGGACCCTCTCTATGTCATATGTGCCGTCGGCGGCAGAAGCCTCGCGGCCACCAAGGCCCTCGTTGACGCGGGCTATAACGCCGTGTCGGTCGCGGGAGGCACCAAAGGGTGGATCGAGCAGGGCGGCGACTTCGTCACCGGCAGCACGCCGACCTGA
- a CDS encoding class I SAM-dependent methyltransferase, whose protein sequence is MSRLLADPPLVHYMSQRDADAGTLTGVWSTDESCYRFLADLCKPGYRTLETGAGISTVLFAAWRTLHTCVAPGQEEIDAIVAFCHDQAIPTDTVTFVAEPSDRGLPDLPGDGSDFDVVLIDGCHGFPAPIIDWYYGAGRLRVGGVVLIDDLHLPAVDVLDRFLALDPRWKELSRDAKWVAYERQSEGSVCEEWFMQPFYTQPGARQIVKERAAALVRARSERLRRRLSRG, encoded by the coding sequence GTGAGCAGACTGCTCGCGGATCCGCCGCTCGTTCATTACATGTCGCAGCGAGATGCTGACGCGGGGACGCTCACAGGGGTGTGGTCGACCGACGAGAGCTGTTACCGGTTCCTTGCGGATCTGTGTAAGCCGGGTTACAGGACCCTCGAAACGGGAGCCGGCATCTCTACAGTCCTATTTGCGGCGTGGCGGACACTGCACACGTGTGTGGCTCCTGGACAAGAGGAGATCGATGCGATTGTCGCCTTTTGCCACGATCAGGCCATTCCGACAGACACGGTCACGTTCGTGGCGGAACCTTCCGACCGGGGCCTTCCCGATCTGCCTGGCGACGGGTCGGACTTCGATGTCGTGTTGATCGACGGCTGCCACGGTTTTCCAGCACCGATAATCGATTGGTACTACGGAGCGGGTCGGCTTCGCGTCGGAGGGGTTGTTCTCATCGACGACCTGCACCTCCCGGCCGTTGACGTTCTAGACCGTTTCCTCGCACTCGACCCGCGGTGGAAGGAGCTATCGCGAGACGCAAAGTGGGTGGCGTACGAACGTCAGAGCGAAGGATCGGTTTGCGAAGAGTGGTTCATGCAGCCGTTTTATACGCAACCGGGCGCGCGGCAAATCGTAAAGGAACGCGCTGCCGCTCTGGTCCGCGCCCGGTCGGAGCGGTTGAGGCGGCGATTATCCCGGGGTTAG
- the pdxH gene encoding pyridoxamine 5'-phosphate oxidase, giving the protein MTEQFLGEHDLDPDPICQFDAWYRETVAAGEPEPDAMAVATVGDGIPAVRFVLLKGFSGRGFVFYTNWNSRKAKEIATNPNVGLAFRWRVLERQVRVIGTASMVSADESDAYFATRPRAAQLGAWASEQSEPIASRADLDEHLDVVTARFAGRDVPRPPWWGGYVVAPYEMEFWVSHRDRLHDRFQYRLSAGVWNIRRLNP; this is encoded by the coding sequence GTGACAGAACAGTTCCTCGGCGAGCACGACCTGGACCCGGATCCGATTTGCCAGTTCGACGCGTGGTATCGAGAGACCGTTGCCGCCGGGGAGCCGGAACCAGACGCTATGGCCGTCGCGACCGTGGGCGACGGGATACCGGCGGTCCGGTTCGTCCTGCTCAAGGGTTTCAGCGGTCGCGGCTTCGTGTTCTACACGAACTGGAACAGCCGCAAGGCCAAAGAGATCGCAACGAACCCGAACGTCGGCCTGGCCTTTCGTTGGAGAGTCCTCGAGCGGCAGGTCCGTGTCATCGGAACCGCGTCGATGGTGTCAGCGGACGAATCAGACGCATACTTCGCTACACGCCCACGCGCGGCACAACTCGGCGCCTGGGCGTCTGAGCAGAGCGAACCGATCGCTAGTCGCGCCGACCTTGACGAGCACCTCGACGTGGTCACCGCCCGCTTCGCCGGCCGTGACGTTCCACGCCCGCCCTGGTGGGGTGGGTACGTAGTCGCGCCGTACGAGATGGAGTTCTGGGTCAGCCACCGGGATCGCCTGCACGATCGCTTCCAATACAGGCTCAGTGCGGGCGTTTGGAATATCCGCCGTCTGAACCCGTGA
- a CDS encoding orotate phosphoribosyltransferase translates to MPVNLSTRRALADLVRTTGYERREEPFQLSSGGWSRDYVDGKFAVASGAALREVSDAAVEAIGEPFDAVGGPTMGADALAHGIAIVSGASWFSVRKEPKGHGRRAWVEGARLDQGDRVLIVEDVVSTGASLLKAVEKVAELGAEIVAATALLDRSPQVSERFAAAGIKWAPLLTWEDLGIEPL, encoded by the coding sequence ATGCCGGTCAACCTCTCCACTCGCCGAGCCCTGGCGGACCTAGTCCGGACAACCGGATACGAAAGACGCGAAGAGCCGTTCCAACTGAGCTCTGGCGGGTGGAGCCGTGACTACGTCGACGGAAAGTTCGCAGTCGCGTCCGGCGCCGCGCTACGAGAGGTGAGCGACGCGGCCGTGGAAGCGATCGGTGAGCCCTTCGACGCGGTCGGCGGTCCGACGATGGGAGCCGACGCGCTAGCTCACGGAATCGCAATAGTCAGCGGAGCGTCGTGGTTCTCCGTTCGCAAGGAACCAAAAGGCCACGGCAGGCGGGCGTGGGTCGAGGGGGCTCGCCTCGATCAGGGTGATCGGGTCCTTATCGTGGAAGACGTCGTCTCCACCGGCGCATCCCTGCTGAAAGCCGTTGAGAAGGTCGCCGAACTCGGCGCCGAGATAGTCGCAGCGACGGCGCTGCTCGACCGAAGCCCTCAGGTCTCGGAGCGCTTCGCCGCAGCGGGCATCAAGTGGGCGCCGCTCCTCACGTGGGAAGACCTGGGCATCGAGCCCCTCTAA
- a CDS encoding G1 family glutamic endopeptidase: protein MRVRASKLIVVAVGLAGLVVASGGMTKVSASGRPTSALTGVMIRAKSHSLLPMRADTVNSLNWSGYAVTPSAPVTGVSSTFTVPAAGLVPPGFAATWAGIGGFVPGSTDLIQAGISEQSLPDNPVLGPQYFAWYELLPDGETQLTNCAGDPNCTVTPGDQVSVDITQASGSNWNISVVDSGKWNFSKTVPYSSSRSSAEWILEAPTLVVLQTLLAPVGTVHFGPTNSFTAGTTQTIAEGNPTTVILSPGLINEATPSPLAADGQSFNDCAYAQTCPTP, encoded by the coding sequence ATGCGGGTTCGAGCGTCCAAGCTCATCGTCGTTGCTGTCGGACTTGCAGGTTTGGTGGTGGCGAGTGGAGGGATGACGAAGGTGTCGGCCAGTGGCCGCCCGACGTCGGCTCTGACCGGAGTCATGATCCGAGCGAAGTCCCACAGCCTCCTTCCCATGCGGGCCGACACGGTCAACAGCCTGAACTGGTCCGGATATGCAGTGACCCCCTCAGCTCCGGTAACCGGAGTCTCATCTACGTTCACGGTGCCTGCAGCTGGCCTCGTTCCTCCCGGGTTCGCCGCGACCTGGGCTGGTATCGGCGGCTTCGTGCCGGGTTCGACCGACCTGATCCAGGCCGGCATCTCCGAGCAATCGCTGCCCGACAACCCGGTCCTCGGTCCGCAATATTTCGCGTGGTATGAACTGCTTCCGGACGGTGAGACGCAACTCACGAATTGCGCCGGGGACCCAAACTGCACTGTCACGCCGGGTGATCAGGTCAGCGTAGACATCACTCAGGCTTCGGGCTCGAACTGGAATATCTCCGTGGTCGATTCTGGGAAGTGGAACTTTTCGAAAACCGTCCCGTACAGCTCCTCACGATCCTCGGCGGAGTGGATCCTCGAGGCCCCGACCCTGGTGGTGTTGCAGACGTTGTTGGCTCCCGTCGGCACCGTGCATTTCGGACCGACCAATAGCTTCACCGCAGGCACCACGCAGACCATCGCCGAAGGAAATCCGACAACCGTGATCCTGTCGCCGGGATTGATAAACGAGGCGACCCCATCGCCGCTCGCGGCGGATGGTCAGTCGTTCAACGACTGCGCCTACGCCCAAACCTGCCCGACTCCCTAG